A portion of the Hymenobacter gelipurpurascens genome contains these proteins:
- a CDS encoding VanZ family protein, with the protein MPTTAPPLPRRRAFIALPLAWAAFVLLMTLTPADEMPETPTWNLLAFDTAAHAAVFFVLAVLSYFSGARQTAWPTLHQYTFWWLLVACVAFGAAIEIVQMAMDLGRHGEWSDVLSDTIGVVIGLGLMASTRRFWQ; encoded by the coding sequence ATGCCTACCACTGCGCCGCCCCTGCCCCGTCGCCGAGCCTTTATTGCTCTGCCGCTGGCATGGGCGGCGTTTGTGTTGTTGATGACGCTTACGCCGGCAGATGAAATGCCGGAAACGCCTACCTGGAATCTGCTGGCCTTTGATACCGCGGCACATGCCGCCGTATTCTTTGTGCTGGCCGTTCTGTCCTATTTCTCAGGTGCGCGCCAAACCGCCTGGCCTACGCTACACCAGTATACGTTTTGGTGGCTGCTGGTAGCCTGCGTGGCATTTGGAGCAGCCATTGAAATCGTTCAGATGGCGATGGACCTTGGCCGCCACGGCGAGTGGTCCGACGTGCTAAGCGATACTATTGGCGTTGTTATCGGTTTAGGGCTCATGGCTTCCACGCGCCGGTTCTGGCAATGA
- a CDS encoding M28 family metallopeptidase, which yields MLAALFTLWANVPAPAQDMNRARRTIATLASSAFHGRGYVKQGEHKAAAYLRKRFADLGLQQLAPDYTQSFSLPINTFPGHAALRVDELSLRAGEDFIAEPGSGPAKLEGAVFTLDTLIFTQEAAQQQLLATNLRAHSLVLRQPDVARLSKLPAAVQEHLASAASRITLVQGKLTASLANQQLAQPQVQVLASKWPSAAKTIRLRLDAVFQPAYQTQNLVGYLPGRVHPDSFLVVTAHYDHLGMLGHRAYFPGANDNASGTAMLLELAAHFAQPANRPACSLVFIAFGAEEAGLLGSQYFVEHPLVPLPSIRFLLNLDLLGTGQEGATVVNGRVFEAQYQLLTQLNAAGHYLPSLAARGRAANSDHYHFSERGVPAFFLYTRGTPTFYHDVQDRAATLPLTGFAGAFGLLRDFLRTLDTPGK from the coding sequence GTGCTGGCCGCGCTGTTTACGTTGTGGGCCAATGTCCCGGCGCCGGCTCAGGACATGAACCGCGCTCGGCGGACTATTGCAACCCTAGCTTCATCGGCGTTCCATGGCCGTGGCTATGTAAAACAAGGCGAGCACAAAGCCGCTGCTTACCTTCGGAAGCGCTTCGCTGATCTAGGCCTACAGCAACTGGCGCCAGACTACACGCAGTCCTTCTCATTGCCCATCAATACATTTCCGGGACACGCCGCCTTGCGTGTAGATGAGCTCAGCCTGCGGGCAGGCGAAGATTTTATTGCTGAACCAGGTTCAGGCCCCGCGAAGCTAGAAGGAGCAGTTTTCACACTCGACACGCTGATTTTCACACAGGAAGCTGCCCAGCAGCAGTTGCTTGCCACCAATTTACGCGCCCATAGCCTCGTGCTACGCCAGCCAGATGTAGCCCGGCTTAGCAAGCTACCGGCCGCAGTTCAGGAGCATCTAGCTTCCGCTGCCAGCCGCATTACGCTGGTGCAGGGTAAGCTTACTGCCTCCCTCGCGAACCAGCAACTAGCGCAGCCGCAGGTGCAGGTATTGGCAAGCAAGTGGCCTAGCGCTGCGAAAACCATTCGGTTGCGCCTCGACGCCGTTTTTCAACCAGCCTACCAAACCCAGAACCTCGTCGGGTACCTGCCCGGCCGCGTGCACCCCGATTCTTTTTTGGTCGTGACGGCTCATTACGACCACCTGGGAATGCTAGGCCACCGCGCCTATTTTCCTGGGGCCAACGACAACGCTAGTGGAACAGCTATGCTGCTGGAACTGGCGGCACACTTCGCGCAGCCGGCAAACCGGCCGGCTTGTTCGCTGGTATTCATTGCTTTTGGGGCGGAAGAAGCCGGTTTACTAGGCTCACAGTATTTTGTCGAGCACCCTCTAGTTCCTCTGCCAAGTATTCGGTTTCTGCTGAACCTCGACCTCTTGGGCACTGGTCAGGAGGGCGCAACAGTAGTAAACGGGCGGGTATTTGAGGCGCAGTACCAACTGCTTACTCAGCTGAACGCTGCAGGCCATTATCTTCCTTCCCTGGCTGCTAGAGGCCGGGCCGCCAATTCCGACCATTACCACTTTTCGGAACGAGGTGTGCCCGCGTTTTTCCTATACACCCGAGGCACGCCCACTTTCTACCATGACGTGCAAGACCGAGCAGCAACCCTGCCTCTCACCGGCTTTGCAGGAGCATTTGGCCTGCTGCGCGATTTTCTTCGAACACTGGACACTCCCGGCAAATAG
- a CDS encoding YicC/YloC family endoribonuclease yields the protein MLQSMTGYGIAHRETDRYAATIEIKSLNSKSLDLSLRLPRFLQDRELEIRNLVTKSLIRGKVNLNLDFVRPRATGAQGSILNKDALALAYRELQELTVVTGASLEQLTALAHALPGSLRIPTDATAATEEEENVPWEELLPLLHEALDRVNQFRRDEGQALTTEILGYLDRIRIQLEDVERHDPTRIEQVRLRLQNHLAEITGSEHFNATRFEQEVLYYIEKLDIAEEKVRLINHLHYFTETVYLPEPTGKKLAFISQEIGREINTIGSKANDSVIQHLVVGMKEELEKIKEQINNIL from the coding sequence ATGCTTCAGTCTATGACCGGCTACGGTATCGCTCATCGCGAAACCGACCGCTATGCCGCTACCATTGAGATAAAGTCGCTTAATTCCAAAAGTTTAGACCTGAGCTTGCGGCTGCCGCGCTTTCTGCAGGATCGGGAATTGGAAATCCGCAACCTAGTCACCAAGAGCCTTATCCGGGGCAAAGTAAACCTGAACCTGGACTTTGTGCGTCCGCGCGCGACGGGTGCTCAAGGATCAATCCTGAACAAGGATGCATTGGCACTGGCCTACCGTGAGCTTCAGGAACTGACTGTGGTAACGGGGGCTTCTTTGGAGCAACTCACGGCTCTGGCTCATGCGCTGCCCGGCTCCCTGCGTATTCCAACTGATGCCACCGCCGCTACGGAGGAGGAAGAGAATGTGCCGTGGGAAGAACTGCTGCCTCTCCTGCACGAGGCCTTGGACCGCGTAAACCAATTCCGGCGCGACGAAGGCCAGGCGCTGACTACCGAAATTCTGGGCTACCTGGACCGCATCCGGATTCAGCTGGAGGATGTGGAGCGGCATGATCCTACCCGCATTGAGCAGGTTCGGCTGCGGTTGCAAAACCACTTGGCCGAGATAACGGGAAGCGAGCATTTCAACGCTACTCGTTTCGAACAGGAGGTTCTGTACTATATCGAGAAGCTTGACATCGCCGAGGAAAAGGTGCGGTTGATCAACCATTTGCATTACTTCACCGAAACGGTCTACTTGCCAGAGCCCACGGGAAAGAAACTTGCGTTTATTTCGCAAGAAATTGGTCGAGAGATCAATACCATCGGTTCCAAAGCCAACGACTCCGTCATTCAGCACTTGGTTGTTGGGATGAAGGAGGAATTGGAGAAAATAAAGGAGCAGATCAACAACATTCTGTAA
- a CDS encoding lipopolysaccharide biosynthesis protein: protein MMPKPGGSTSGTLLGNSAYIFLIRFFPALASVAALVWLSRYMEPAYYGRYQSFWVQWQVLQVVACLGLPTLVLSYPAARVSGLAKGITRKQAALLGSWMLLVAIGFALLQQYVGSPFGPWQAGTFLLLSTPVAVLEAFALLGRQLRSVALLNVAYAGVFGLSHAFLVGRLLNSEQLLGWLLVANLLRLVALGQLARRHYRSQESAVPIQLHTVQSLWMHTALNEVVQMLFRWVDKFALNFVLPAALFALYFNGTLDVPFLPLLLGATGSALLLHFNQPGLPDAERLATLKSAATVLSAIVFPLFFFLLFFRYELFGVVFAHRYDGAVPLFLVSSLVLPLRAYNFTALLQHKGCGRVITTGALLDLLLAFALMYPLYRLLGLSGVALAFVISTYCQAGYYLAQTAQLLGQSWVDLLPCRPWLFQFVGFGIGLFLLHSLLAAVFSEQLMVVVGGSGVGLVVLLVVWRAKTGKAGLLHTPTSEKVTPERIGH from the coding sequence GTGATGCCCAAGCCCGGCGGGAGTACGAGCGGCACGCTGCTGGGAAATAGCGCGTACATCTTCCTGATCCGGTTTTTTCCTGCCCTGGCCAGCGTAGCGGCCCTGGTGTGGCTGTCGCGATACATGGAGCCGGCCTATTACGGGCGTTACCAAAGTTTCTGGGTACAATGGCAGGTGCTACAAGTAGTGGCTTGTCTGGGGTTGCCAACGCTGGTGCTCAGCTACCCTGCCGCCAGGGTAAGTGGCCTAGCCAAAGGCATAACCAGAAAGCAGGCAGCGTTGCTCGGCAGTTGGATGCTATTGGTAGCCATAGGGTTTGCGTTGCTTCAGCAGTACGTGGGCTCCCCCTTTGGGCCATGGCAAGCCGGAACCTTCCTGTTGCTAAGTACCCCGGTGGCGGTGTTGGAAGCCTTTGCTCTGCTGGGGCGCCAGCTGCGGTCAGTAGCGTTGCTGAATGTGGCCTACGCCGGCGTGTTTGGCCTGAGCCATGCCTTTCTGGTTGGCCGGCTTCTGAATAGTGAGCAACTGCTCGGGTGGCTGCTGGTGGCCAACCTGCTGCGCCTGGTAGCCTTAGGCCAGTTGGCCCGGCGGCACTACCGCTCCCAGGAGTCGGCAGTGCCCATACAGCTGCACACTGTGCAAAGCCTTTGGATGCACACGGCTCTGAATGAAGTAGTTCAGATGCTGTTTCGGTGGGTGGATAAGTTTGCGCTGAACTTCGTGCTGCCGGCCGCCTTGTTCGCTCTGTATTTCAATGGTACACTCGATGTACCCTTTCTGCCTCTGCTGCTGGGAGCCACGGGCAGCGCGCTACTGCTCCATTTCAACCAGCCTGGCCTACCCGATGCGGAGCGGCTGGCCACCCTGAAATCGGCCGCAACGGTGCTGAGTGCTATTGTGTTTCCGCTGTTCTTCTTTCTGCTGTTCTTCCGCTACGAGCTGTTTGGGGTGGTATTTGCGCACCGCTACGATGGCGCTGTTCCGCTGTTTCTCGTGTCGAGCCTGGTGCTGCCTTTGCGGGCCTACAACTTTACGGCGTTACTCCAGCACAAAGGCTGTGGCCGTGTTATTACTACCGGCGCCCTGCTGGATTTGCTGCTTGCCTTTGCGCTCATGTATCCGTTGTATCGGCTGCTAGGCCTGTCTGGGGTGGCGCTGGCTTTCGTAATAAGCACTTACTGTCAGGCCGGATATTATCTGGCACAAACGGCCCAGCTGCTAGGCCAGTCCTGGGTTGACTTATTGCCTTGTCGCCCCTGGCTTTTCCAGTTTGTAGGGTTTGGTATTGGGCTTTTTCTTCTGCACAGTCTGCTGGCCGCCGTTTTTTCGGAACAGTTGATGGTTGTGGTAGGTGGGAGCGGTGTAGGCCTAGTAGTGCTGCTAGTGGTCTGGAGAGCGAAAACAGGCAAAGCCGGCTTGCTGCATACACCCACTTCGGAAAAGGTAACGCCCGAAAGAATAGGCCATTAA
- a CDS encoding acyltransferase codes for MRKGLKHVVARALGLRKEMPLSFYALDVLFRRILRQNAEVKWAVHHTSTIRNPRQLVVGQGTFPGDSPGVYINADNGITIGDFTNVGPQVGLISANHDLVVNTKGEAAPPLRIGSFCWLGMGAVVLPGVELGDFTVVGAGAVVTRSFPAGYCVVAGNPARLLKQLNQDECDAQARREYERHAAGK; via the coding sequence ATGAGAAAAGGGCTGAAGCACGTGGTGGCTCGTGCACTGGGGCTCCGGAAGGAAATGCCCCTGAGCTTTTATGCGCTGGATGTGCTGTTCCGGCGGATACTGCGGCAAAATGCGGAAGTGAAGTGGGCCGTGCACCACACCAGCACCATCCGGAACCCACGGCAGCTGGTGGTAGGCCAGGGCACCTTTCCCGGCGACTCGCCCGGTGTGTACATCAATGCCGATAACGGTATCACCATCGGCGACTTTACCAACGTGGGTCCGCAGGTAGGCCTGATATCAGCCAACCATGATTTGGTTGTGAATACCAAAGGCGAGGCGGCCCCGCCGCTACGCATCGGGAGTTTCTGCTGGCTGGGGATGGGCGCCGTCGTTCTGCCCGGCGTCGAGCTCGGCGACTTTACCGTGGTAGGGGCGGGGGCCGTCGTAACGCGAAGCTTCCCGGCTGGCTACTGCGTGGTAGCCGGTAATCCAGCACGCCTTCTAAAGCAGCTTAATCAGGATGAATGTGATGCCCAAGCCCGGCGGGAGTACGAGCGGCACGCTGCTGGGAAATAG
- a CDS encoding AAA family ATPase, whose amino-acid sequence MSLPSVPDAQPSGVPDYQLKIKQVFAEVGKVVVGQQYMVGRLLIGLFTGGHILLEGVPGLAKTLTISTLSKVLHLHFQRVQFTPDLLPSDLVGTMIYNQTQSEFEVKKGPIFANLVLADEVNRSPAKVQSALLEAMQEKQVTIGETTYPLDLPFLVLATQNPVEQEGTYPLPEAQVDRFMMKVFVDYLKKTDELEVMRRMANMSFEGEVNPILTKEDIFGIRQQINQVQISETLEKYIIELVFATRKPAEYDLAEFQQYVQFGVSPRASIALHRAAKAVAYLDERDYVLPEDIKEVASDVLNHRILLTYEAEADGIRTQDLIEAILRKVPIS is encoded by the coding sequence ATGTCGCTTCCTTCTGTTCCTGACGCCCAGCCGTCGGGTGTGCCAGATTATCAACTCAAGATCAAGCAGGTATTTGCCGAAGTCGGCAAAGTGGTGGTAGGCCAGCAGTATATGGTCGGGCGCCTGCTGATTGGGCTATTCACCGGTGGTCACATCTTATTGGAGGGCGTGCCTGGCCTAGCCAAAACTCTCACCATCAGTACCTTGTCAAAGGTGCTGCATCTGCACTTTCAGCGCGTGCAATTCACACCCGATTTGTTGCCTTCCGACCTTGTCGGAACCATGATCTACAACCAGACGCAGTCGGAATTTGAGGTGAAGAAAGGCCCCATCTTCGCCAACCTGGTGCTGGCTGATGAGGTGAACCGCTCGCCGGCCAAGGTGCAAAGTGCCCTGCTGGAAGCCATGCAGGAAAAGCAGGTGACCATTGGCGAAACCACCTATCCGCTGGACCTGCCGTTCCTGGTGCTGGCCACTCAGAACCCGGTAGAGCAGGAAGGGACGTACCCGTTGCCGGAAGCGCAGGTTGACCGCTTCATGATGAAGGTGTTTGTGGATTACCTCAAGAAAACCGACGAGCTGGAGGTAATGCGGCGCATGGCCAATATGAGCTTCGAAGGCGAGGTAAACCCCATTCTGACGAAAGAGGACATCTTCGGCATCCGACAGCAGATCAATCAGGTGCAGATTTCTGAAACGCTGGAGAAGTACATTATCGAGCTGGTTTTTGCCACCCGCAAGCCCGCCGAGTACGATCTGGCGGAGTTCCAGCAGTACGTGCAGTTTGGCGTGAGCCCCAGAGCCAGCATTGCGCTGCACCGGGCCGCCAAAGCAGTGGCCTACTTAGATGAGCGGGATTATGTGTTGCCCGAAGACATCAAGGAAGTGGCTTCCGATGTGCTCAACCACCGCATTCTGCTCACCTATGAAGCCGAAGCGGATGGCATCCGCACCCAGGATCTGATTGAGGCCATTCTGCGCAAAGTCCCCATTAGCTAG
- a CDS encoding SBBP repeat-containing protein, translated as MKSLLILVLLFISLGLSAQPQNAFRWANQVPLNYPSLATDLGGNTVVTGSFTQPITINGKTVAPYGLEDVFVGRYSASGQLLWFTHIGGTGAKATGQDVAVDAAGNAYVAGVFNGTVNQNVAGTPLTMSDIIYASSYSLPFLVKVSPTGQTVWARQGKDRSGDIQSTSAVRVAVDPLGNATIIGYGTSTLTFGSITVGGNRTGIMVHFDAAGTATWGHTFSSSVTTLTRGIGADGSGNTYLTVRVTGNPFMDGQSIPGPVLTSVILAKFSGSSGALLWAAPITNADNTDLAVDLAGHATLIGPFSGAAQFSSRTLTSSSLEVYVARYNPDASLDWVRSLEALNSGTERIATNWAGSSVVALVNTSASPTHAKLLELNTHSGAVTWRQELGPGSTSGSNLAISPLEQVYVAGSFSGVLELGRTTLTSPTGAYFLTRIDRGPRGNSPHFADLISCYPNPTTTYLKLKLPAQYLPARAALFHMSGREVFSQALKANETELNMRSVKPGLYTLRVQLPDGVVTQQIQVK; from the coding sequence ATGAAATCCTTACTCATTCTAGTATTACTGTTTATCAGCCTAGGCCTATCGGCCCAACCCCAGAATGCCTTCCGATGGGCTAACCAAGTCCCCCTCAATTATCCCAGTCTCGCCACCGATTTGGGTGGCAATACGGTAGTTACCGGCAGCTTTACCCAGCCGATTACGATCAATGGAAAAACCGTAGCCCCATATGGCCTGGAAGACGTGTTTGTGGGGAGGTACTCTGCTTCGGGCCAATTGCTCTGGTTTACGCACATTGGAGGTACGGGGGCTAAAGCCACGGGGCAAGATGTAGCGGTAGATGCAGCCGGCAACGCGTACGTGGCGGGCGTATTTAATGGAACCGTCAACCAAAACGTAGCCGGCACTCCTCTTACGATGTCGGATATTATTTACGCCAGTAGTTATTCCCTGCCTTTCCTGGTTAAAGTCTCCCCTACCGGCCAGACCGTATGGGCCCGACAAGGCAAAGACCGTAGTGGAGACATTCAGTCTACCTCCGCAGTGCGGGTTGCCGTTGATCCACTCGGCAACGCAACCATTATCGGCTATGGCACCAGCACCCTTACGTTCGGAAGTATTACAGTAGGAGGAAATCGGACGGGCATTATGGTACACTTCGATGCGGCTGGTACAGCTACGTGGGGCCATACATTCAGCAGTTCTGTTACCACACTTACACGGGGGATAGGGGCTGATGGCTCAGGGAATACGTATCTCACAGTGCGGGTTACAGGCAATCCGTTTATGGATGGCCAATCGATACCCGGCCCTGTGCTTACCAGTGTAATTTTGGCCAAATTCAGTGGGAGTTCCGGCGCCCTACTCTGGGCAGCGCCTATTACAAATGCGGACAACACGGATCTGGCTGTTGACCTGGCCGGCCATGCCACCCTGATTGGACCTTTTTCGGGAGCTGCACAATTTAGCAGCCGCACCCTTACGAGTAGTTCTCTGGAAGTTTATGTAGCCCGTTATAATCCCGACGCCAGTTTGGATTGGGTCCGTTCACTAGAAGCACTAAACTCTGGCACTGAGCGCATTGCTACAAACTGGGCGGGCAGCAGCGTCGTAGCGTTGGTCAATACCTCAGCCAGTCCTACGCACGCCAAACTACTGGAGTTGAACACGCACTCGGGGGCCGTGACGTGGCGGCAGGAACTGGGCCCTGGATCTACCAGCGGCAGCAACTTGGCCATCAGCCCCTTGGAGCAGGTATATGTAGCTGGTAGCTTCTCAGGCGTGCTCGAACTGGGCCGCACTACCCTCACCAGCCCCACGGGCGCTTACTTCCTTACCCGCATTGATCGGGGACCCCGCGGCAACTCGCCCCACTTTGCCGACCTGATTAGCTGCTACCCTAACCCGACCACTACGTACCTCAAGCTGAAGCTACCCGCGCAATATCTGCCCGCCCGCGCCGCCCTGTTCCACATGTCGGGCCGGGAAGTATTTTCGCAAGCGCTGAAAGCCAATGAGACGGAGCTGAATATGCGCAGCGTTAAGCCCGGCCTCTACACGCTCCGGGTGCAACTCCCTGACGGAGTCGTTACCCAGCAAATTCAGGTGAAGTAG
- a CDS encoding 4-fold beta flower protein codes for MTGVPVVYADEDCRALYDVQGNIVAWFAQEHLYSLNGRYLGWAHQGWIYDRDGHPALFAENAIGGPERPSLHNKARALPNRIRLAPLPATLPRRQPRPARRHRAASWSRRSGLEYFSQ; via the coding sequence ATGACCGGAGTACCGGTTGTGTATGCCGATGAAGATTGCCGCGCACTATACGACGTGCAGGGCAATATCGTCGCCTGGTTTGCCCAAGAACACCTTTATTCCTTGAATGGCCGCTACCTGGGCTGGGCGCATCAGGGTTGGATCTACGACCGGGATGGGCACCCTGCTTTATTCGCCGAGAATGCCATTGGAGGTCCTGAACGACCAAGCTTGCACAACAAGGCCCGGGCACTACCTAACCGAATCAGGCTAGCTCCGCTCCCAGCGACCTTGCCCCGCCGCCAGCCCCGCCCCGCCCGCCGCCACCGTGCCGCCAGCTGGTCGCGCAGGTCTGGGCTCGAATATTTTTCTCAGTAG
- the mutS gene encoding DNA mismatch repair protein MutS encodes MKQYYQLKQEHPGAVLLFRVGDFYETFGEDAITASRILDITLTKRGAGTSSETPLAGFPHHALDNYLPKLVRAGQRVAICDQLEDPKMAKGLVKRGITELVTPGVSLHDNVLERKSNNYLCAVHFGKQEAGISFLDISTGEFLVAQGTMDYLGKLLQNFAPAEVLFCKRSRREFEENFGPDFCHFALDEWVFGYDYCHDTLTRHFNTTSLKGFGIDGLREGITAAGCILHYLAETKHTDVGHIGSIGRLEEDKYVWLDRFTVRNLELVLPQHPGGVPLIDILDQTVTPMGARLLRKWVVLPLKEPAQIQRRLDTVEALLQNPELLENLLQHLRQINDLERLISKVAVRRINPRELLQLSRALEAIAPMREQLAASGIRALQKLADQLNPCTGLREEIQTKIKVDAPILTNQGGVLNDGVDAELDELRAMAFSGKDYLFQMQQRAIQETGIGSLKVAYNKVFGYYLEVTNSHKDKVPTTWIRKQTLVNAERYITEELKTYEEKILHAEDQLFVIEQRIYNELVLTAAEYVAQIQQNARAIGVTDCLASFASTARQHRYVKPQVDDSTVLDIKAGRHPVIERQLPPGEAYIPNDIRLDQEDQQIVVITGPNMAGKSALLRQTALIVLLAQIGSFVPADAATIGVIDKIFTRVGASDNLSKGESTFMVEMTETASILNNLSDRSLVLMDEIGRGTSTYDGISIAWAIVEHLHNSPKARAKTLFATHYHELNQLADDCSRVRNYNVAVKEADGRILFLRKLQEGGSEHSFGIHVARMAGMPTAVVLRANEIMHHLEQERASTGLEEGPTEFDDVLAGLDEKPSAGKVVPLNGIASQEAVETRRGPKAQPTAAVHNAPRPSLQLSMFEPADPALERLRELLEKLDVNTLTPIEALLKLNELKLALGGK; translated from the coding sequence ATGAAGCAGTATTACCAGCTGAAGCAGGAGCATCCCGGCGCCGTGCTCCTGTTCCGGGTCGGCGACTTCTACGAAACCTTCGGCGAAGATGCCATCACGGCTTCCCGCATTCTGGATATCACGCTTACCAAGCGCGGCGCGGGCACTTCCTCCGAAACGCCGCTGGCTGGCTTCCCCCATCACGCTCTCGATAACTACCTACCAAAGCTGGTGCGGGCGGGCCAGCGCGTGGCCATCTGCGACCAGCTCGAAGATCCGAAAATGGCCAAGGGCCTCGTCAAACGGGGTATCACGGAGCTGGTAACGCCCGGCGTAAGCCTGCACGACAACGTGCTGGAGCGCAAGAGCAATAACTACCTCTGCGCCGTGCATTTCGGTAAGCAGGAGGCTGGCATTAGCTTCCTCGATATCAGCACCGGCGAGTTTCTGGTGGCCCAAGGCACGATGGATTACCTGGGCAAGCTGCTCCAGAACTTTGCGCCGGCCGAGGTGCTGTTCTGCAAGCGCAGCCGCCGCGAGTTTGAGGAAAACTTCGGCCCCGATTTCTGCCACTTTGCCCTCGATGAGTGGGTGTTCGGCTACGACTATTGCCACGACACGCTCACGCGCCACTTCAACACTACCTCGCTCAAGGGCTTTGGCATTGATGGCCTACGTGAAGGCATTACGGCCGCCGGCTGCATCCTGCACTACCTCGCCGAAACAAAGCACACCGACGTAGGCCACATCGGCAGCATAGGGCGCCTGGAAGAGGATAAGTACGTGTGGCTCGACCGGTTCACGGTTCGCAACCTGGAGCTGGTGCTGCCCCAGCACCCCGGCGGCGTACCCCTCATCGACATCCTCGACCAAACCGTGACGCCGATGGGCGCGCGCCTGCTGCGCAAGTGGGTGGTGCTGCCCCTCAAGGAGCCCGCGCAAATTCAGCGCCGCCTGGATACCGTGGAGGCTCTGCTTCAGAACCCCGAGCTGCTGGAGAACCTGCTGCAGCACCTGCGCCAGATCAACGACCTGGAGCGCCTGATTTCCAAAGTAGCGGTGCGTCGCATCAATCCGCGCGAGCTGCTGCAGCTTTCCCGCGCCCTGGAAGCCATTGCGCCCATGCGCGAACAGCTGGCCGCCTCCGGCATTCGGGCCCTGCAAAAGCTGGCCGACCAGCTCAACCCCTGCACTGGCCTACGTGAGGAAATCCAGACCAAGATTAAGGTGGATGCGCCTATTCTGACCAACCAGGGCGGTGTGCTGAACGATGGCGTAGATGCCGAGCTGGATGAGCTGCGCGCAATGGCTTTCTCGGGCAAGGATTACCTGTTCCAGATGCAGCAGCGCGCCATTCAGGAAACCGGCATCGGCTCCCTGAAAGTGGCCTACAACAAGGTGTTCGGCTATTATCTCGAAGTCACTAACTCCCACAAGGACAAAGTGCCCACCACCTGGATTCGGAAGCAGACCCTGGTAAATGCCGAGCGCTACATCACGGAGGAGCTGAAAACCTACGAGGAGAAGATTCTGCATGCCGAAGACCAGTTGTTCGTCATTGAGCAGCGCATCTATAATGAGCTGGTGCTGACGGCCGCCGAGTACGTGGCCCAGATCCAGCAGAACGCCCGCGCCATTGGAGTCACCGATTGCTTGGCCAGCTTTGCCTCCACGGCCCGCCAGCATCGCTACGTGAAGCCGCAGGTAGATGACAGCACCGTGCTCGACATTAAGGCCGGCCGCCACCCCGTGATTGAGCGCCAGCTGCCCCCCGGCGAGGCCTACATCCCCAACGACATTCGCCTGGACCAGGAAGACCAGCAGATTGTGGTGATTACGGGCCCGAACATGGCTGGCAAATCGGCCCTGCTACGCCAAACGGCCCTGATTGTACTGCTGGCCCAAATCGGCTCTTTCGTGCCCGCCGACGCGGCCACCATCGGCGTCATCGACAAAATCTTCACCCGTGTAGGTGCCTCCGACAACCTGAGCAAGGGCGAAAGCACCTTCATGGTGGAGATGACCGAAACGGCCAGTATCCTCAACAACCTCTCCGACCGCAGCCTTGTGCTGATGGACGAAATCGGGCGAGGCACCAGCACCTACGACGGCATCAGTATTGCCTGGGCCATTGTAGAGCACCTGCACAACAGCCCCAAGGCGCGCGCCAAAACGCTTTTCGCTACCCACTACCACGAGCTCAACCAGCTCGCCGACGACTGCTCCCGGGTGCGCAACTACAACGTAGCCGTTAAGGAGGCCGATGGCCGCATCCTGTTCTTGCGCAAGCTACAGGAAGGTGGCTCGGAGCACAGTTTCGGTATCCATGTGGCCCGCATGGCCGGTATGCCTACGGCCGTGGTGCTGCGCGCCAACGAAATCATGCACCACCTGGAGCAGGAGCGCGCTAGCACTGGCCTAGAGGAAGGCCCCACCGAATTCGATGATGTATTAGCGGGTCTGGATGAAAAGCCGAGTGCAGGGAAAGTGGTGCCACTGAACGGAATAGCCAGCCAGGAAGCTGTAGAAACACGGCGTGGACCTAAGGCGCAGCCCACGGCTGCCGTGCACAATGCCCCGCGCCCTAGCCTGCAGCTCAGCATGTTTGAGCCCGCCGACCCAGCCTTGGAGCGCCTGCGAGAACTACTGGAGAAGCTGGATGTAAACACCCTAACACCTATTGAGGCCCTGCTGAAACTAAACGAGCTGAAGCTGGCGCTAGGAGGGAAGTAG
- a CDS encoding RNA methyltransferase, giving the protein MRKLSMEELNRLTVADFKNTQKFPLSLVLDNVRSLHNVGAAFRTADAFAVEKIWLCGITGRPPQREITKTALGSTESVAWEYVPTTLEAVQQLKAAGYTVVAVEQTTGSVPLPAFQPAPGVAYALVMGNEVFGVDDDVLALCDAAVEIPQFGTKHSLNVSVAAGVVLWDFISKITQAH; this is encoded by the coding sequence ATGCGCAAACTCTCCATGGAAGAGCTGAACCGGCTGACGGTGGCAGACTTCAAAAATACGCAAAAATTCCCCCTCTCCCTGGTGCTCGACAACGTGCGGAGCCTGCATAATGTGGGCGCGGCCTTCCGCACCGCCGATGCGTTTGCGGTAGAAAAAATCTGGCTCTGCGGTATCACGGGTAGGCCGCCCCAGCGCGAAATCACGAAGACAGCCTTGGGCTCCACGGAGTCGGTGGCCTGGGAATATGTGCCTACCACTCTGGAGGCCGTGCAGCAGCTGAAGGCCGCCGGCTACACGGTGGTGGCCGTGGAACAGACTACCGGCAGTGTGCCGCTGCCCGCCTTCCAGCCCGCGCCTGGAGTGGCCTACGCGCTGGTAATGGGCAATGAAGTGTTTGGCGTGGACGATGACGTGCTGGCCCTTTGCGACGCGGCCGTGGAGATTCCGCAGTTCGGCACCAAGCATTCCTTGAACGTGAGCGTGGCAGCCGGCGTGGTGCTCTGGGACTTCATCAGCAAAATAACGCAGGCCCACTAG